One stretch of Miscanthus floridulus cultivar M001 chromosome 18, ASM1932011v1, whole genome shotgun sequence DNA includes these proteins:
- the LOC136522140 gene encoding uncharacterized protein isoform X1, translating to MEVESAQAEEPPAACEAAAEAIPRVPAPLRTRPRSPLRTARAGSRPPAAAAGPAQRRRSSTVAGPALTQAEAGAASRSSAGVVPALAQACSARRSQAVGRAAHAQVAGAPVRAQAAGPAARTEAAGRATRTEAAGALTCAQAAGPSARAQPAGRAARVEAAGPAARHQATGAAHGLGDAGSGSAATVTNGVALDELQVVETDWLDGFDPNSSFLLKIKLLGNRKKCRKDIKCFSFEMVVDSDLTNYKDLVESVVERYPPGYLEVAHVQYYDEVLKSFPEITSDQQLMTMFSKHSKSKIIIMFIAYCGPSDAFEPISEWDFNDERQPDNNIEAVDTNTDPFEDDYLKNPLPQNEHVGVDEEIMYLENEPVNGLAVVPSSDKGKRDSAYVPDDSEGGDVSLDDSEGEDVSDELPCEEELPYDEENYAPNVEYDTEDPPMVVGSTYDSMPEFRVAISQHAIKHEFEFNIAKSAPNRFRAYCSRRDLDNCPWWIFASTTQDECTVQVKRNPCAHACSSTRRKKNHKNATRHWICAKVKDFLIEDATLRAKDLQKKIKEHHKVNINYKRVYDGKKLALKQLYGDWDSSFDNLYRFKAQVEVSCPGSLVIIDHHTVNGKIRFRRFFLAFKPCIDGFLNGCRPYLAIDSTFLTGQFKGQLASACAVDGHNWLYPVCIGIFDSETNENWIWFLSQLRQGIGSPPGLAISTDAGQAVMTGVGEVFPGAEHRECMFHLVSNFKKRFHGKVFNDHLWAAAYSWNPYLFEKHWVAMEKAKPSATNYLRKCHKKLWTRSQFSTICKVDYVTNNLAESFNNCIKHHKSLNLDDFMDKFRQLLMTKWNQRRKIGKKLDGLILPHIIKKLNEASRELKLEVLECGEHVGEITAMGGSGFRFVVNLLERTCSCRQWQVPGIPCKHALAFITSLSNSPIEQYVDMYYCIEKFRVAYSQLIPAMPDKTRWLKSTHDFFMHPPLLKPVAGRPKTERQKGSSDKKRSKGQHQCPICMDYGHHWHNCKRGRPEDIAAMKAIKGEPKKRAKNNKYAESSIMPLEEAPSASMSFPPSQSLETTAKKKRKYVDCTPKTSKSQSLEISSKKKGKYDSSNSGTSKRSRSGSNQPEALSIDFPTHTDQPRKAKAKKKVTFKTKKKVLGKEAVNKPKVILDSPAMGTRTKTSQPASPAMSTRSKRRLSL from the exons ATGGAGGTGGAGTCGGCGCAGGCGGAGGAGCCTCCAGCGGCTTGCGAGGCAGCGGCGGAGGCCATCCCGCGCGTCCCTGCGCCCCTGCGGACCAGGCCGCGCTCGCCCCTGCGGACCGCGCGAGCGGGGTCGCgtcccccggcggcggcggctgggccaGCGCAGCGTCGGCGCTCCTCGACTGTGGCTGGGCCGGCGCTCACCCAGGCGGAGGCAGGAGCGGCGTCGCGCTCCTCGGCAGGGGTTGTGCCGGCTCTCGCCCAGGCCTGCTCCGCGCGGCGTTCCCAGGCGGTGGGGCGAGCCGCGCACGCCCAGGTGGCTGGTGCTCCCGTGCGCGCCCAGGCGGCCGGGCCAGCCGCGCGCACCGAGGCGGCAGGGCGAGCCACGCGCACCGAGGCAGCGGGCGCTCTCACGTGCGCCCAGGCGGCCGGACCTTCCGCGCGCGCCCAGCCAGCAGGGCGAGCCGCGCGCGTCGAGGCAGCGGGGCCAGCTGCTCGGCACCAAGCGACGGGTGCTGCCCATGGTTTAGGCGACGCCGGTTCGGGCTCTGCAGCAACCGTCACCAATGGTGTAGCTCTCGATGAACTGCAAGTAGTGGAGACTGATTGGCTCGACGG AtttgatccaaattcaagtttcTTGTTGAAAATTAAATTGTTGGGCAACAGAAAGAAGTGCAGAAAGGATATTAAATGTTTTAGCTTTGAGATGGTTGTGGATTCGGACTTGACAAATTATAAGGATCTTGTTGAATCAGTGGTAGAAAGGTATCCACCAGGTTATTTGGAAGTTGCCCATGTTCAATATTATGATGAAGTTCTAAAAAGCTTCCCAGAAATAACATCTGACCAACAATTGATGACTATGTTTAGTAAGCACTCTAAGAgcaagattatcatcatgttcattgcATATTGTGGTCCTTCTGATGCTTTTGAGCCAATCTCTGAGTGGGATTTTAATGATGAAAGACAGCCTGACAACAACATAGAGGCAGTGGACACCAACACAGATCCATTTGAGGATGATTACCTTAAAAATCCACTACCACAGAACGAACATGTAGGTGTTGATGAGGAGATTATGTACTTGGAGAATGAACCCGTTAATGGTCTAGCAGTTGTGCCTTCTTCTGATAAAGGAAAGAGAGACTCGGCCTATGTCCCTGATGATAGTGAGGGTGGAGATGTGTCCCTTGATGATAGTGAGGGTGAGGATGTGTCAGATGAGTTACCATGTGAAGAGGAGTTGCCATATGATGAGGAAAACTATGCTCCAAATGTAGAATATGATACAGAGGATCCTCCGATGGTAGTAGGCTCGACTTATGATAGCATGCCAGAGTTTAGAGTGGCTATTTCTCAACACGCAATAAAACATGAATTTGAGTTCAACATTGCAAAGAGTGCACCAAATCGGTTTCGAGCATATTGTTCGCGGAGGGACTTAGATAATTGTCCATGGTGGATATTTGCATCTACCACTCAAGACGAATGCACTGTGCAG GTGAAAAGAAATCCTTGTGCCCATGCTTGTTCTAGTACAAGAAGGAAAAAGAACCACAAAAATGCAACCAGACATTGGATATGTGCAAAAGTGAAGGACTTCCTTATAGAGGATGCAACTTTGAGAGCAAAGGACTTGCAAAAGAAGATTAAAGAGCACCATAAGGTAAACATCAACTACAAGAGAGTATATGATGGGAAGAAACTAGCATTGAAACAACTTTATGGTGACTGGGATAGCAGTTTTGACAATCTTTATAGGTTTAAAGCACAAGTTGAGGTTTCTTGTCCTGGTAGCTTAGTAATTATTGACCATCATACTGTTAATGGAAAGATAAGATTTAGAAGATTCTTCCTTGCATTCAAACCTTGCATAGATGGGTTCCTCAATGGTTGCAGACCGTACCTAGCAATAGATAGCACATTCTTGACTGGCCAGTTCAAGGGGCAACTGGCTAGCGCTTGTGCTGTTGATGGGCATAATTGGTTATATCCTGTTTGCATTGGAATTTTCGATTCAGAAACTAACGAGAATTGGATTTGGTTTTTGAGTCAGCTTAGACAGGGCATAGGATCACCACCGGGTCTAGCCATATCCACGGATGCTGGACAGGCAGTGATGACAGGGGTGGGTGAAGTATTTCCAGGGGCTGAACATAGAGAATGCATGTTTCATTTGGTGAGTAACTTCAAAAAAAGGTTCCATGGAAAGGTGTTTAATGATCATCTTTGGGCAGCAGCTTACTCATGGAACCCATATTTGTTTGAGAAACATTGGGTTGCAATGGAGAAAGCAAAGCCATCTGCAACTAATTATCTAAGGAAGTGTCACAAGAAGTTGTGGACTAGGAGCCAATTCTCCACCATTTGCAAGGTAGACTACGTAACCAACAACCTTGCAGAGTCTTTCAACAATTGCATTAAGCATCACAAGTCCCTAAACTTGGATGACTTCATGGACAAGTTTAGGCAACTGCTTATGACCAAGTGGAACCAAAGGAGAAAAATAGGAAAGAAACTTGATGGCTTGATTCTACCTCACATAATAAAGAAATTGAATGAGGCCAGTAGAGAATTAAAGTTGGAAGTGCTAGAATGTGGAGAACATGTGGGTGAAATAACAGCAATGGGTGGTAGTGGCTTCAGGTTTGTGGTTAACCTACTTGAGAGGACATGTTCTTGTCGACAGTGGCAGGTTCCTGGAATTCCTTGCAAGCATGCACTCGCATTCATCACATCACTTAGCAATTCACCAATAGAGCAATATGTTGACATGTATTACTGCATTGAGAAGTTTAGAGTTGCATATAGTCAGCTTATCCCTGCTATGCCTGACAAGACTCGGTGGCTGAAATCTACTCATGATTTTTTCATGCACCCACCTCTATTAAAGCCAGTAGCTGGTAGGCCTAAAACAGAGAGGCAGAAAGGTAGCTCTGATAAGAAAAGGAGTAAAGGCCAACACCAATGCCCTATTTGCATGGACTACGGACATCATTGGCATAATTGCAAGCGAGGAAGACCAGAAGACATTGCTGCTATGAAAGCTATCAA AGGAGAACCAAAGAAGAGGGCAAAAAACAACAAATATGCTGAAAGTTCCATTATGCCTTTGGAAGAAGCACCATCTGCATCCATGTCTTTTCCACCAAG TCAAAGCTTGGAAACTACTGCtaagaaaaagagaaaatatGTTGATTGTACTCCCAAAACATCTAAAAG CCAATCCTTGGAGATATCAAGTAAGAAAAAGGGGAAATATGATAGCTCCAACTCAGGCACATCAAAAAG ATCAAGGAGTGGCTCCAATCAACCCGAGGCACTTTCCATTGATTTCCCTACCCACACAGATCAACCTAGGAAGGCCAAGGCTAAAAAGAAGGTCACATTCAAAACGAAAAAGAAAGTGCTTGGCAAAGAGGCGGTAAACAAGCCAAAGGTGATACTTGACAGCCCCGCAATGGGCACACGAACCAAAACTTCTCAGCCTGCTAGCCCGGCGATGAGTACAAGAAGTAAAAGAAGGCTCAGCCTATGA
- the LOC136522140 gene encoding uncharacterized protein isoform X4, giving the protein MEVESAQAEEPPAACEAAAEAIPRVPAPLRTRPRSPLRTARAGSRPPAAAAGPAQRRRSSTVAGPALTQAEAGAASRSSAGVVPALAQACSARRSQAVGRAAHAQVAGAPVRAQAAGPAARTEAAGRATRTEAAGALTCAQAAGPSARAQPAGRAARVEAAGPAARHQATGAAHGLGDAGSGSAATVTNGVALDELQVVETDWLDGFDPNSSFLLKIKLLGNRKKCRKDIKCFSFEMVVDSDLTNYKDLVESVVERYPPGYLEVAHVQYYDEVLKSFPEITSDQQLMTMFSKHSKSKIIIMFIAYCGPSDAFEPISEWDFNDERQPDNNIEAVDTNTDPFEDDYLKNPLPQNEHVGVDEEIMYLENEPVNGLAVVPSSDKGKRDSAYVPDDSEGGDVSLDDSEGEDVSDELPCEEELPYDEENYAPNVEYDTEDPPMVVGSTYDSMPEFRVAISQHAIKHEFEFNIAKSAPNRFRAYCSRRDLDNCPWWIFASTTQDECTVQVKRNPCAHACSSTRRKKNHKNATRHWICAKVKDFLIEDATLRAKDLQKKIKEHHKPVAGRPKTERQKGSSDKKRSKGQHQCPICMDYGHHWHNCKRGRPEDIAAMKAIKGEPKKRAKNNKYAESSIMPLEEAPSASMSFPPSQSLETTAKKKRKYVDCTPKTSKSQSLEISSKKKGKYDSSNSGTSKRSRSGSNQPEALSIDFPTHTDQPRKAKAKKKVTFKTKKKVLGKEAVNKPKVILDSPAMGTRTKTSQPASPAMSTRSKRRLSL; this is encoded by the exons ATGGAGGTGGAGTCGGCGCAGGCGGAGGAGCCTCCAGCGGCTTGCGAGGCAGCGGCGGAGGCCATCCCGCGCGTCCCTGCGCCCCTGCGGACCAGGCCGCGCTCGCCCCTGCGGACCGCGCGAGCGGGGTCGCgtcccccggcggcggcggctgggccaGCGCAGCGTCGGCGCTCCTCGACTGTGGCTGGGCCGGCGCTCACCCAGGCGGAGGCAGGAGCGGCGTCGCGCTCCTCGGCAGGGGTTGTGCCGGCTCTCGCCCAGGCCTGCTCCGCGCGGCGTTCCCAGGCGGTGGGGCGAGCCGCGCACGCCCAGGTGGCTGGTGCTCCCGTGCGCGCCCAGGCGGCCGGGCCAGCCGCGCGCACCGAGGCGGCAGGGCGAGCCACGCGCACCGAGGCAGCGGGCGCTCTCACGTGCGCCCAGGCGGCCGGACCTTCCGCGCGCGCCCAGCCAGCAGGGCGAGCCGCGCGCGTCGAGGCAGCGGGGCCAGCTGCTCGGCACCAAGCGACGGGTGCTGCCCATGGTTTAGGCGACGCCGGTTCGGGCTCTGCAGCAACCGTCACCAATGGTGTAGCTCTCGATGAACTGCAAGTAGTGGAGACTGATTGGCTCGACGG AtttgatccaaattcaagtttcTTGTTGAAAATTAAATTGTTGGGCAACAGAAAGAAGTGCAGAAAGGATATTAAATGTTTTAGCTTTGAGATGGTTGTGGATTCGGACTTGACAAATTATAAGGATCTTGTTGAATCAGTGGTAGAAAGGTATCCACCAGGTTATTTGGAAGTTGCCCATGTTCAATATTATGATGAAGTTCTAAAAAGCTTCCCAGAAATAACATCTGACCAACAATTGATGACTATGTTTAGTAAGCACTCTAAGAgcaagattatcatcatgttcattgcATATTGTGGTCCTTCTGATGCTTTTGAGCCAATCTCTGAGTGGGATTTTAATGATGAAAGACAGCCTGACAACAACATAGAGGCAGTGGACACCAACACAGATCCATTTGAGGATGATTACCTTAAAAATCCACTACCACAGAACGAACATGTAGGTGTTGATGAGGAGATTATGTACTTGGAGAATGAACCCGTTAATGGTCTAGCAGTTGTGCCTTCTTCTGATAAAGGAAAGAGAGACTCGGCCTATGTCCCTGATGATAGTGAGGGTGGAGATGTGTCCCTTGATGATAGTGAGGGTGAGGATGTGTCAGATGAGTTACCATGTGAAGAGGAGTTGCCATATGATGAGGAAAACTATGCTCCAAATGTAGAATATGATACAGAGGATCCTCCGATGGTAGTAGGCTCGACTTATGATAGCATGCCAGAGTTTAGAGTGGCTATTTCTCAACACGCAATAAAACATGAATTTGAGTTCAACATTGCAAAGAGTGCACCAAATCGGTTTCGAGCATATTGTTCGCGGAGGGACTTAGATAATTGTCCATGGTGGATATTTGCATCTACCACTCAAGACGAATGCACTGTGCAG GTGAAAAGAAATCCTTGTGCCCATGCTTGTTCTAGTACAAGAAGGAAAAAGAACCACAAAAATGCAACCAGACATTGGATATGTGCAAAAGTGAAGGACTTCCTTATAGAGGATGCAACTTTGAGAGCAAAGGACTTGCAAAAGAAGATTAAAGAGCACCATAAG CCAGTAGCTGGTAGGCCTAAAACAGAGAGGCAGAAAGGTAGCTCTGATAAGAAAAGGAGTAAAGGCCAACACCAATGCCCTATTTGCATGGACTACGGACATCATTGGCATAATTGCAAGCGAGGAAGACCAGAAGACATTGCTGCTATGAAAGCTATCAA AGGAGAACCAAAGAAGAGGGCAAAAAACAACAAATATGCTGAAAGTTCCATTATGCCTTTGGAAGAAGCACCATCTGCATCCATGTCTTTTCCACCAAG TCAAAGCTTGGAAACTACTGCtaagaaaaagagaaaatatGTTGATTGTACTCCCAAAACATCTAAAAG CCAATCCTTGGAGATATCAAGTAAGAAAAAGGGGAAATATGATAGCTCCAACTCAGGCACATCAAAAAG ATCAAGGAGTGGCTCCAATCAACCCGAGGCACTTTCCATTGATTTCCCTACCCACACAGATCAACCTAGGAAGGCCAAGGCTAAAAAGAAGGTCACATTCAAAACGAAAAAGAAAGTGCTTGGCAAAGAGGCGGTAAACAAGCCAAAGGTGATACTTGACAGCCCCGCAATGGGCACACGAACCAAAACTTCTCAGCCTGCTAGCCCGGCGATGAGTACAAGAAGTAAAAGAAGGCTCAGCCTATGA
- the LOC136522140 gene encoding uncharacterized protein isoform X2 produces MEVESAQAEEPPAACEAAAEAIPRVPAPLRTRPRSPLRTARAGSRPPAAAAGPAQRRRSSTVAGPALTQAEAGAASRSSAGVVPALAQACSARRSQAVGRAAHAQVAGAPVRAQAAGPAARTEAAGRATRTEAAGALTCAQAAGPSARAQPAGRAARVEAAGPAARHQATGAAHGLGDAGSGSAATVTNGVALDELQVVETDWLDGFDPNSSFLLKIKLLGNRKKCRKDIKCFSFEMVVDSDLTNYKDLVESVVERYPPGYLEVAHVQYYDEVLKSFPEITSDQQLMTMFSKHSKSKIIIMFIAYCGPSDAFEPISEWDFNDERQPDNNIEAVDTNTDPFEDDYLKNPLPQNEHVGVDEEIMYLENEPVNGLAVVPSSDKGKRDSAYVPDDSEGGDVSLDDSEGEDVSDELPCEEELPYDEENYAPNVEYDTEDPPMVVGSTYDSMPEFRVAISQHAIKHEFEFNIAKSAPNRFRAYCSRRDLDNCPWWIFASTTQDECTVQVKRNPCAHACSSTRRKKNHKNATRHWICAKVKDFLIEDATLRAKDLQKKIKEHHKLRQGIGSPPGLAISTDAGQAVMTGVGEVFPGAEHRECMFHLVSNFKKRFHGKVFNDHLWAAAYSWNPYLFEKHWVAMEKAKPSATNYLRKCHKKLWTRSQFSTICKVDYVTNNLAESFNNCIKHHKSLNLDDFMDKFRQLLMTKWNQRRKIGKKLDGLILPHIIKKLNEASRELKLEVLECGEHVGEITAMGGSGFRFVVNLLERTCSCRQWQVPGIPCKHALAFITSLSNSPIEQYVDMYYCIEKFRVAYSQLIPAMPDKTRWLKSTHDFFMHPPLLKPVAGRPKTERQKGSSDKKRSKGQHQCPICMDYGHHWHNCKRGRPEDIAAMKAIKGEPKKRAKNNKYAESSIMPLEEAPSASMSFPPSQSLETTAKKKRKYVDCTPKTSKSQSLEISSKKKGKYDSSNSGTSKRSRSGSNQPEALSIDFPTHTDQPRKAKAKKKVTFKTKKKVLGKEAVNKPKVILDSPAMGTRTKTSQPASPAMSTRSKRRLSL; encoded by the exons ATGGAGGTGGAGTCGGCGCAGGCGGAGGAGCCTCCAGCGGCTTGCGAGGCAGCGGCGGAGGCCATCCCGCGCGTCCCTGCGCCCCTGCGGACCAGGCCGCGCTCGCCCCTGCGGACCGCGCGAGCGGGGTCGCgtcccccggcggcggcggctgggccaGCGCAGCGTCGGCGCTCCTCGACTGTGGCTGGGCCGGCGCTCACCCAGGCGGAGGCAGGAGCGGCGTCGCGCTCCTCGGCAGGGGTTGTGCCGGCTCTCGCCCAGGCCTGCTCCGCGCGGCGTTCCCAGGCGGTGGGGCGAGCCGCGCACGCCCAGGTGGCTGGTGCTCCCGTGCGCGCCCAGGCGGCCGGGCCAGCCGCGCGCACCGAGGCGGCAGGGCGAGCCACGCGCACCGAGGCAGCGGGCGCTCTCACGTGCGCCCAGGCGGCCGGACCTTCCGCGCGCGCCCAGCCAGCAGGGCGAGCCGCGCGCGTCGAGGCAGCGGGGCCAGCTGCTCGGCACCAAGCGACGGGTGCTGCCCATGGTTTAGGCGACGCCGGTTCGGGCTCTGCAGCAACCGTCACCAATGGTGTAGCTCTCGATGAACTGCAAGTAGTGGAGACTGATTGGCTCGACGG AtttgatccaaattcaagtttcTTGTTGAAAATTAAATTGTTGGGCAACAGAAAGAAGTGCAGAAAGGATATTAAATGTTTTAGCTTTGAGATGGTTGTGGATTCGGACTTGACAAATTATAAGGATCTTGTTGAATCAGTGGTAGAAAGGTATCCACCAGGTTATTTGGAAGTTGCCCATGTTCAATATTATGATGAAGTTCTAAAAAGCTTCCCAGAAATAACATCTGACCAACAATTGATGACTATGTTTAGTAAGCACTCTAAGAgcaagattatcatcatgttcattgcATATTGTGGTCCTTCTGATGCTTTTGAGCCAATCTCTGAGTGGGATTTTAATGATGAAAGACAGCCTGACAACAACATAGAGGCAGTGGACACCAACACAGATCCATTTGAGGATGATTACCTTAAAAATCCACTACCACAGAACGAACATGTAGGTGTTGATGAGGAGATTATGTACTTGGAGAATGAACCCGTTAATGGTCTAGCAGTTGTGCCTTCTTCTGATAAAGGAAAGAGAGACTCGGCCTATGTCCCTGATGATAGTGAGGGTGGAGATGTGTCCCTTGATGATAGTGAGGGTGAGGATGTGTCAGATGAGTTACCATGTGAAGAGGAGTTGCCATATGATGAGGAAAACTATGCTCCAAATGTAGAATATGATACAGAGGATCCTCCGATGGTAGTAGGCTCGACTTATGATAGCATGCCAGAGTTTAGAGTGGCTATTTCTCAACACGCAATAAAACATGAATTTGAGTTCAACATTGCAAAGAGTGCACCAAATCGGTTTCGAGCATATTGTTCGCGGAGGGACTTAGATAATTGTCCATGGTGGATATTTGCATCTACCACTCAAGACGAATGCACTGTGCAG GTGAAAAGAAATCCTTGTGCCCATGCTTGTTCTAGTACAAGAAGGAAAAAGAACCACAAAAATGCAACCAGACATTGGATATGTGCAAAAGTGAAGGACTTCCTTATAGAGGATGCAACTTTGAGAGCAAAGGACTTGCAAAAGAAGATTAAAGAGCACCATAAG CTTAGACAGGGCATAGGATCACCACCGGGTCTAGCCATATCCACGGATGCTGGACAGGCAGTGATGACAGGGGTGGGTGAAGTATTTCCAGGGGCTGAACATAGAGAATGCATGTTTCATTTGGTGAGTAACTTCAAAAAAAGGTTCCATGGAAAGGTGTTTAATGATCATCTTTGGGCAGCAGCTTACTCATGGAACCCATATTTGTTTGAGAAACATTGGGTTGCAATGGAGAAAGCAAAGCCATCTGCAACTAATTATCTAAGGAAGTGTCACAAGAAGTTGTGGACTAGGAGCCAATTCTCCACCATTTGCAAGGTAGACTACGTAACCAACAACCTTGCAGAGTCTTTCAACAATTGCATTAAGCATCACAAGTCCCTAAACTTGGATGACTTCATGGACAAGTTTAGGCAACTGCTTATGACCAAGTGGAACCAAAGGAGAAAAATAGGAAAGAAACTTGATGGCTTGATTCTACCTCACATAATAAAGAAATTGAATGAGGCCAGTAGAGAATTAAAGTTGGAAGTGCTAGAATGTGGAGAACATGTGGGTGAAATAACAGCAATGGGTGGTAGTGGCTTCAGGTTTGTGGTTAACCTACTTGAGAGGACATGTTCTTGTCGACAGTGGCAGGTTCCTGGAATTCCTTGCAAGCATGCACTCGCATTCATCACATCACTTAGCAATTCACCAATAGAGCAATATGTTGACATGTATTACTGCATTGAGAAGTTTAGAGTTGCATATAGTCAGCTTATCCCTGCTATGCCTGACAAGACTCGGTGGCTGAAATCTACTCATGATTTTTTCATGCACCCACCTCTATTAAAGCCAGTAGCTGGTAGGCCTAAAACAGAGAGGCAGAAAGGTAGCTCTGATAAGAAAAGGAGTAAAGGCCAACACCAATGCCCTATTTGCATGGACTACGGACATCATTGGCATAATTGCAAGCGAGGAAGACCAGAAGACATTGCTGCTATGAAAGCTATCAA AGGAGAACCAAAGAAGAGGGCAAAAAACAACAAATATGCTGAAAGTTCCATTATGCCTTTGGAAGAAGCACCATCTGCATCCATGTCTTTTCCACCAAG TCAAAGCTTGGAAACTACTGCtaagaaaaagagaaaatatGTTGATTGTACTCCCAAAACATCTAAAAG CCAATCCTTGGAGATATCAAGTAAGAAAAAGGGGAAATATGATAGCTCCAACTCAGGCACATCAAAAAG ATCAAGGAGTGGCTCCAATCAACCCGAGGCACTTTCCATTGATTTCCCTACCCACACAGATCAACCTAGGAAGGCCAAGGCTAAAAAGAAGGTCACATTCAAAACGAAAAAGAAAGTGCTTGGCAAAGAGGCGGTAAACAAGCCAAAGGTGATACTTGACAGCCCCGCAATGGGCACACGAACCAAAACTTCTCAGCCTGCTAGCCCGGCGATGAGTACAAGAAGTAAAAGAAGGCTCAGCCTATGA